A part of Candidatus Electrothrix aestuarii genomic DNA contains:
- a CDS encoding ABC transporter ATP-binding protein: MKTILEINNLRKNFADFTAVNGISLEAKAGEIFGFLGPNGAGKTTTIKILAGLLQADSGSVTINGNSLTKQPLLCKQDTGYVPDRPWLFEKLTGGEYLRFVASLYNLPEERFNSAAPRYLEMFDLSKWQDHLIESYSHGMRQKLIMTSVFMLDQPLLIIDEPMVGLDPKSARIVKDLFKRKAEEGRTIFLSTHSLEIAEELCHRIAIITNGTLHVIGTMEELRKKAGKEEQDIDLEEIFLQLTGAWEMQQVIAALKKE; encoded by the coding sequence ATGAAGACCATCCTTGAAATAAACAACCTGCGTAAAAATTTTGCTGATTTCACGGCAGTGAACGGCATTAGCCTGGAAGCCAAGGCTGGAGAAATCTTCGGTTTCCTGGGGCCAAATGGCGCTGGAAAAACCACCACCATCAAGATCCTTGCGGGTCTGCTGCAAGCAGATAGCGGTAGCGTGACTATCAATGGTAATTCGCTAACCAAACAGCCCCTTCTATGCAAGCAGGATACCGGCTATGTCCCGGATCGTCCTTGGCTCTTTGAGAAACTCACCGGCGGAGAATATCTCAGGTTCGTGGCCAGCCTCTACAACTTACCGGAGGAGCGCTTTAACTCGGCAGCACCCAGATATCTTGAGATGTTTGATCTCAGCAAATGGCAGGACCACCTCATAGAGAGTTACTCCCACGGGATGCGGCAAAAGCTGATAATGACCTCGGTGTTCATGCTCGACCAGCCCCTCCTGATCATTGACGAGCCTATGGTCGGCCTTGACCCAAAGTCCGCCCGTATCGTCAAAGATCTGTTTAAAAGAAAGGCAGAGGAAGGCCGCACGATTTTTCTCTCCACCCACTCCCTGGAGATCGCAGAGGAACTCTGTCATCGCATCGCCATTATTACCAACGGCACCCTGCATGTTATCGGAACAATGGAGGAGCTTCGGAAGAAGGCGGGTAAGGAGGAGCAGGATATTGATCTGGAAGAGATATTCCTCCAGCTGACCGGAGCATGGGAGATGCAGCAGGTTATTGCGGCGTTGAAAAAAGAGTAA